A genomic window from Periophthalmus magnuspinnatus isolate fPerMag1 chromosome 16, fPerMag1.2.pri, whole genome shotgun sequence includes:
- the virma gene encoding protein virilizer homolog isoform X1: MMAGETSVELLFLDTFKHQSAEITNVDVVRFPCGVLITEVRVIPPGLKAHSSLPDNRAFGETSPHAFQLEIFFNNVTKPNCSTFHRLGSLEYDENKSIVFRPSGKVNTDGLVLRGWYTSLTVAVYGTAERSHGHDQGSPPPPPPPPPQQQSGLKRAKQEWEKDEHYNGSPPRLGPRGPRTPPGPPPPDDDDDEQLPMTMGIVKVEPCEGRDDYLEAVSPERSLPADEPYSDAEAEEEGEEDEEEEDPDEARSDGSALEDEEEDDEGEDQDLEEDNDGYEQISSDEDDLDNGSFKLPTFDMDYTAEDLASVPPVQYDPYERELRPMQYFSPPYKTRFETQLEKASLEEPMDPGGTEESAGEEAEAVAQLRELQASVGADRDARWVTALEEAPGLLFKGLASLIKQCEGEDKVEEQISTFVQWALLALNMDIALTQPIALNLRQLKAGAKLASNLAECPQGLAALLRDGALNVLLQLLHTDHVSSTLKLSLLKALDSLISAPAGVESFLHSENEEKSGYQHLVHLFLREETVRVITAGNAILQKSHVYEVLADLQRSADSLSEREPVQEDVEGAESPMEEDPPLSSSAVSEAELDRLAGLLEELHHLLETAPHCMVQPPGKAFPTTARITGPQERDDPYPTLYRYMHACHFLESVTLVLSAAAAAGHLGIIQGIKELLRFLSLTQSGLLFLLSQPTPSNLLLRLLASVTEAENEEILFTGGESALNGPGFGEEGFGVWLMQALHALQSVSELMSHVNAGGEGGVGLEEGDNAEILGLLNSLYVMTFTQTGRSAVAHVFSLDSNISCLVTLLQHYSKEGQGDTKARKAVTYNYACMLVLLVVQNSNELRMMEHFGAPLLTIAKADETNAKLQELSKWLEPLDKLRFEMGSIPSLIEYIKQNVENVLTADGTGLVTALRILGHLACPSPPTEGQQKDLKWSLAVVQLFSGEGLDTCVRVLQKLCSVLLQPWRLHGHMGPTPQRCMIISICITTLRLLRTMLTELLRGGAFQFRDTRVASVLVTLHMTVCSIPASGRLDGEEMRVQALIVDILLTFTQGVNEEVTHTEETLASNTWSLMLKEVISSLLKAPEGLFSGLTLLSELLPLPLPMQSTQGISVQDVAVALNTRKLWSMHLRAKWKEFSEVFTCVSPTTCPPLVAMLRRVCVQMADLSSTTATLIMKTVLEQLLEELQPAEGKCVCWGQVSRLLSLMDALVSQRACKSAALHLLSGSVSGDETLAELFPMLLSLLAPPSDQTLQQQCSELVGTIIQSLCDQDISLVVSTPGEGCVSEVEQLANSLPGREMISSVCNSLLEVLGNSESTVSLLLTCIRTLTFLTEHDYGLYHLKISLKKHSTSLYSLLKRQAFPFNKDSADLLSTLLDFLRQILNTESMCVEEAQSRSDEPVFTPPRLLTGSEMKALLQWEDSESHPLPTLEKTITKLCKEDESLETMLENVIVLRQTLESASDSAPALDSEPPLPPPEPLAAQFNHRTVYILSEALDEQLKALWFSPFQNEDIEPDLDMVKVDLMGLAQECCPELDLKSELERSFLSEPSSPGHAKPPKGFRLGKHKHETFITSSGKMDYTEPAKRAHIMAAPRGRGGRGGFGQNLSRPHDIFRQRKQNTSRPPSMHVDDFVAAEFKDIAPVGLLPPKRPPKSTPKPPTRGLFTGNRGRATFNSQTRFFTPPQPKGVLLSGNYTRREGGRGSSWSAQVPAVTHRGTYSEPRGGQSNFTRGPLPSRQPPAGAYRLAPRDRAPRGRGGTGLSWLSGGGGSAGGGGGGRGSQGSKFSGGGSGGGRGRHVRSFTR; this comes from the exons TCTTGAATATGATGAAAACAAGTCTATTGTTTTCCGACCAAGTGGAAAG GTGAACACGGATGGCCTAGTTCTGCGTGGATGGTACACAAGTCTGACAGTGGCTGTTTATGGGACCGCAGAGCGTTCCCATGGACACGATCAAGGCTCACCccctccaccacctccccctccccctcagcAGCAGAGTGGGCTCAAAAGAGCAAAGCAAG AATGGGAAAAAGATGAGCATTACAATGGGAGTCCCCCCAGACTGGGTCCCAGGGGGCCACGCACACCGCCTGGGCCTCCTCCACcagatgatgacgatgatgaacAACTCCCAATGACAA TGGGCATTGTTAAAGTGGAGCCATGCGAGGGTCGTGATGACTACCTGGAGGCGGTCTCCCCTGAGCGGTCGCTGCCAGCAGATGAGCCGTACTCTGATgctgaggcagaggaggagggtgaagaggacgaggaagaggaggacccAGATGAGGCACGCAGTGATGGCAGTGCTctggaggatgaagaggaggatgatgaGGGTGAGGACCAGGACTTAGAGGAAG atAATGATGGCTACGAGCAGATTTCCAGTGATGAAGATGACCTTGATAATGGCAGCTTCAAACTGCCGACATTTGACATGGATTACACAGCCGAGGACCTGGCTTCAGTTCCACCTGTTCAATATGATCCATATGAGCGAGAGCTCAGGCCAATGCAGTACTTCAGTCCTCCATATAAAACACGCTTTGAAACTCAGCTGGAGAAGGCCAGTTTGGAGGAGCCCATGGACCCTGgaggcacagaggagagtgCTGGAGAAGAGGCTGAGGCTGTCGCTCAGCTCAGAGAGCTGCAGGCTTCTGTTGGAGCAGACAGAGATGCCCGCTGGGTCACTGCACTGGAGGAGGCTCCAGGACTGCTGTTTAAAGGATTAGCTTCTTTAATTAAACAGTGTGAGGGGGAGGATAAGGTGGAAGAACAAATATCCACATTTGTCCAATGGGCTCTCCTAGCTCTGAATATGGACATTGCTCTGACACAACCCATAGCTCTGAACCTCAGGCAGCTGAAAGCAGGGGCCAAACTGGCCTCAAACTTGGCAGAATGCCCACAGGGCCTGGCTGCGCTGCTCCGAGACGGGGCCTTAAACGTGCTGCTGCAGCTTCTTCACACGGACCACGTCTCCTCAACACTGAAACTCAGCCTTCTTAAGGCACTGGACTCTCTGATTAGCGCTCCTGCTGGTGTGGAGTCCTTCCTGCACTCAGAGAACGAAGAGAAGAGTGGATACCAG CACttggttcatttatttttgcGTGAAGAAACAGTAAGAGTTATAACAGCTGGAAACGCCATTCTTCAGAAAAGTCATGTTTATGAGGTGCTGGCAGATTTACAGCGATCTGCAGACTCCCTCAGTGAGCGTGAGCCTGTTCAG GAGGACGTGGAGGGTGCTGAGAGCCCGATGGAGGAGGACCCGCCCCTCAGCTCATCTGCAGTAAGTGAGGCTGAGCTGGATCGACTTGCTGGTCTTTTGGAGGAATTGCATCATTTGTTGGAGACTGCTCCTCATTGCATGGTTCAACCACCCGGAAAAGCATTCCCCACTACAGCCAGAATAACAGGGCCACAGGAAAGAGATGACCCCTACCCAACATTGTACAG GTACATGCACGCGTGTCACTTCTTGGAGAGCGTTACCTTGGTGCTGTCAGCCGCCGCCGCTGCTGGACACTTGGGCATCATACAAGGCATCAAGGAGCTTCTGCGATTCCTGTCTCTCACTCAGTCTGGCCTGTTGTTTCTTCTGTCTCAACCTACTCCATCAAACCTCTTATTACGACTTCTGGCTTCTGTAACTGAGGCGGAGAATGAAGAGATACTTTTTACAGGAGGAGAAAGTGCACTCAACGGCCCTGGGTTTGGCGAAGAAGGATTTGGAGTGTGGTTAATGCAGGCTCTACATGCTCTCCAAAGTGTATCAGAGCTCATGAGTCATGTGAACgcagggggagagggaggagtgggaCTAGAAGAAGGCGACAATGCAGAGATACTTGGTCTGCTAAACAGTCTCTATGTGATGACGTTCACTCAGACTGGACGCAGTGCTGTGGCTCATGTCTTCAGCTTGGACAGTAATATCTCCTGTCTGGTCACTCTGCTCCAACACTACAGCAAGGAAGGCCAAGG AGACACCAAAGCTCGCAAAGCAGTCACCTACAACTATGCGTGCATGCTAGTCTTACTGGTGGTGCAGAACTCCAATGAGCTCAGGATGATGGAACACTTTGGTGCCCCTTTGCTGACCATTGCAAAGGCCGATGAGACAAATGCTAAGCTACAGG AACTTAGTAAATGGTTGGAGCCTCTGGACAAGCTACGGTTTGAAATGGGCAGTATTCCCTCACTCATAGAATACATTAAACAG AATGTGGAGAATGTGTTGACGGCTGATGGGACTGGACTCGTCACTGCTCTGAGAATTCTCGGACACCTCGCCTGTCCCTCACCTCCCACTGAAG GTCAACAGAAAGACCTTAAATGGAGCCTTGCGGTGGTACAGCTGTTTTCAGGAGAGGGTCTAGATACTTGCGTGCGTGTGCTACAGAAACTGTGCAGTGTTTTACTCCAGCCTTggcgtctccatggacacatgGGCCCCACCCCTCAGCGCTGCATGATCATCAGCATCTGTATTACCACCCTGCGACTGCTAAGGACCATGTTAACAGAGCTGTTGAGAGGAGGGGCTTTTCAGTTTAGAGACACTCGAGTTGCCAGTGTTTTGGTCACTCTTCATATGACTGTGTGCTCCATTCCCGCGTCCGGCCGTCTGGatggagaggagatgagagtaCAGGCACTGATAGTGGATATACTGCTCACTTTCACACAAGGAGTCAATGAAGAG GTGACTCACACTGAAGAAACACTGGCAAGTAACACATGGTCGCTGATGCTGAAAGAGGTGATCAGCTCACTCCTCAAAGCTCCTGAAGGACTTTTCTCAGGTCTCACTTTACTGTCTGAGCTGCTTCCTCTGCCACTCCCAATGCAGAGCACACAG GGCATTTCAGTTCAGGATGTAGCTGTGGCTCTAAACACCAGAAAGCTGTGGAGTATGCATCTGCGTGCCAAGTGGAAGGAGTTCTCTGAGGTGTTCACGTGTGTCAGTCCCACGACCTGCCCCCCGCTGGTTGCCATGTTAAGGAGGGTGTGTGTGCAGATGGCTGACCTCTCCTCGACCACAGCGACACTCATCATGAAAACTGTACTGGAGCAGCTACTGGAGGAACTACAGCC CGCTGAGGGcaagtgtgtgtgttggggtcaggtgtctcgtctcctctctctgatgGACGCTCTGGTGTCACAGAGGGCCTGTAAAAGTGCTGCGTTACATCTTCTGTCTGGGTCTGTGTCCGGAGATGAAACACTGGCTGAGCTGTTTCCCATGCTCCTGTCGCTACTGGCGCCCCCTTCAGACCAAACCCTGCAACAACAGTGCAGTGAACTTGTGGGCACCATTATACAGTCACTGTGTGACCAG GATATTTCACTGGTGGTGTCTACTCCTGGTGAAGGCTGTGTGTCAGAAGTGGAGCAGTTGGCCAATTCTCTTCCGGGTCGAGAGATGATTTCTTCAGTCTGTAACTCCTTGTTGGAGGTTTTGGGGAACTCTGAAAGCACCGTGTCACTCCTCCTCACCTGCATCCGAACTCTGACATTCCTCACTGAGCACGACTACGGTCTATACCACCTCAAAAT CTCTTTGAAGAAACACAGTACAAGCTTGTACTCACTGCTGAAAAGACAGGCTTTTCCATTCAACAAAGACTCTGCAGATCTACTCTCTACTTTGCTTGACTTCCTCAGACAGATCCTCAACACAGAATCAATG TGTGTTGAAGAGGCCCAGTCCCGTAGTGACGAGCCAGTCTTCACCCCCCCACGGCTGCTCACGGGGTCCGAAATGAAAGCTCTTCTGCAGTGGGAGGACTCAGAATCACATCCACTGCCCACTTTAGAGAAAACGATCACG AAACTATGCAAAGAGGATGAGTCACTGGAAACGATGTTGGAGAATGTGATCGTTCTGAGGCAGACTCTTGAATCGGCCTCAGACTCGGCTCCAGCTCTGGACTCAGAACCTCCGCTGCCTCCGCCCGAACCCCTCGCCGCACAGTTTAACCACAG GACTGTTTACATACTGTCAGAAGCTCTGGATGAACAGCTGAAGGCTCTCTGGTTTTCTCCTTTCCAAAATGAGGACATTGAGCCTGATCTTGATATG GTGAAGGTGGACCTGATGGGCTTGGCTCAGGAGTGTTGTCCTGAGCTCGATCTGAAGTCTGAACTGGAGCGCTCCTTTTTGTCTGAGCCTTCGTCTCCAGGACATGCCAAACCTCCCAAAGGATTCAGACTGGGCAAGCACAAGCACGAGACGTTCATCACATCCAG tgGAAAAATGGACTACACTGAGCCAGCTAAAAGAGCCCACATAATGGCAGCACCTCGGGGTCGCGGAGGTCGTGGTGGATTCGGACAGAACCTCTCTCGTCCTCATGATATTTTCCGCCAGCGTAAACAAAACACGTCGCGTCCCCCCAGTATGCACGTGGATGACTTTGTGGCTGCAGAGTTTAAAGACATTGCTCCGGTCGGGCTGCTACCCCCAAAGAGACCCCCAAAAAGCACCCCCAAACCCCCCACCCGAGGACTGTTCACAGGAAACAGGGGCAGGGCAACGTTCAACAGCCAAACGCGATTTTTCACTCCTCCACAACCAAAAGGAGTCCTGCTCTCCG GTAACTACACTCGCAGAGAGGGTGGGCGTGGTTCTTCGTGGAGCGCTCAAGTCCCGGcagtcacacacagagggacCTACAGCGAACCGCGAGGAGGTCAGAGCAACTTCACCAGGGGGCCGCTTCCTTCAAGACAACCTCCTGCTG GGGCGTATCGTCTTGCTCCTCGGGACAGGGCTCCACGGGGCAGAGGGGGCACTGGGCTTTCATGGTTgagtggaggagggggcagcgcaggaggaggagggggaggaagggggtCCCAAGGTAGCAAGTTCAGTGGAGGAGGGagcggaggagggaggggccggCATGTCCGCTCCTTCACCAGGTAA
- the virma gene encoding protein virilizer homolog isoform X2, giving the protein MMAGETSVELLFLDTFKHQSAEITNVDVVRFPCGVLITEVRVIPPGLKAHSSLPDNRAFGETSPHAFQLEIFFNNVTKPNCSTFHRLGSLEYDENKSIVFRPSGKVNTDGLVLRGWYTSLTVAVYGTAERSHGHDQGSPPPPPPPPPQQQSGLKRAKQEWEKDEHYNGSPPRLGPRGPRTPPGPPPPDDDDDEQLPMTMGIVKVEPCEGRDDYLEAVSPERSLPADEPYSDAEAEEEGEEDEEEEDPDEARSDGSALEDEEEDDEDNDGYEQISSDEDDLDNGSFKLPTFDMDYTAEDLASVPPVQYDPYERELRPMQYFSPPYKTRFETQLEKASLEEPMDPGGTEESAGEEAEAVAQLRELQASVGADRDARWVTALEEAPGLLFKGLASLIKQCEGEDKVEEQISTFVQWALLALNMDIALTQPIALNLRQLKAGAKLASNLAECPQGLAALLRDGALNVLLQLLHTDHVSSTLKLSLLKALDSLISAPAGVESFLHSENEEKSGYQHLVHLFLREETVRVITAGNAILQKSHVYEVLADLQRSADSLSEREPVQEDVEGAESPMEEDPPLSSSAVSEAELDRLAGLLEELHHLLETAPHCMVQPPGKAFPTTARITGPQERDDPYPTLYRYMHACHFLESVTLVLSAAAAAGHLGIIQGIKELLRFLSLTQSGLLFLLSQPTPSNLLLRLLASVTEAENEEILFTGGESALNGPGFGEEGFGVWLMQALHALQSVSELMSHVNAGGEGGVGLEEGDNAEILGLLNSLYVMTFTQTGRSAVAHVFSLDSNISCLVTLLQHYSKEGQGDTKARKAVTYNYACMLVLLVVQNSNELRMMEHFGAPLLTIAKADETNAKLQELSKWLEPLDKLRFEMGSIPSLIEYIKQNVENVLTADGTGLVTALRILGHLACPSPPTEGQQKDLKWSLAVVQLFSGEGLDTCVRVLQKLCSVLLQPWRLHGHMGPTPQRCMIISICITTLRLLRTMLTELLRGGAFQFRDTRVASVLVTLHMTVCSIPASGRLDGEEMRVQALIVDILLTFTQGVNEEVTHTEETLASNTWSLMLKEVISSLLKAPEGLFSGLTLLSELLPLPLPMQSTQGISVQDVAVALNTRKLWSMHLRAKWKEFSEVFTCVSPTTCPPLVAMLRRVCVQMADLSSTTATLIMKTVLEQLLEELQPAEGKCVCWGQVSRLLSLMDALVSQRACKSAALHLLSGSVSGDETLAELFPMLLSLLAPPSDQTLQQQCSELVGTIIQSLCDQDISLVVSTPGEGCVSEVEQLANSLPGREMISSVCNSLLEVLGNSESTVSLLLTCIRTLTFLTEHDYGLYHLKISLKKHSTSLYSLLKRQAFPFNKDSADLLSTLLDFLRQILNTESMCVEEAQSRSDEPVFTPPRLLTGSEMKALLQWEDSESHPLPTLEKTITKLCKEDESLETMLENVIVLRQTLESASDSAPALDSEPPLPPPEPLAAQFNHRTVYILSEALDEQLKALWFSPFQNEDIEPDLDMVKVDLMGLAQECCPELDLKSELERSFLSEPSSPGHAKPPKGFRLGKHKHETFITSSGKMDYTEPAKRAHIMAAPRGRGGRGGFGQNLSRPHDIFRQRKQNTSRPPSMHVDDFVAAEFKDIAPVGLLPPKRPPKSTPKPPTRGLFTGNRGRATFNSQTRFFTPPQPKGVLLSGNYTRREGGRGSSWSAQVPAVTHRGTYSEPRGGQSNFTRGPLPSRQPPAGAYRLAPRDRAPRGRGGTGLSWLSGGGGSAGGGGGGRGSQGSKFSGGGSGGGRGRHVRSFTR; this is encoded by the exons TCTTGAATATGATGAAAACAAGTCTATTGTTTTCCGACCAAGTGGAAAG GTGAACACGGATGGCCTAGTTCTGCGTGGATGGTACACAAGTCTGACAGTGGCTGTTTATGGGACCGCAGAGCGTTCCCATGGACACGATCAAGGCTCACCccctccaccacctccccctccccctcagcAGCAGAGTGGGCTCAAAAGAGCAAAGCAAG AATGGGAAAAAGATGAGCATTACAATGGGAGTCCCCCCAGACTGGGTCCCAGGGGGCCACGCACACCGCCTGGGCCTCCTCCACcagatgatgacgatgatgaacAACTCCCAATGACAA TGGGCATTGTTAAAGTGGAGCCATGCGAGGGTCGTGATGACTACCTGGAGGCGGTCTCCCCTGAGCGGTCGCTGCCAGCAGATGAGCCGTACTCTGATgctgaggcagaggaggagggtgaagaggacgaggaagaggaggacccAGATGAGGCACGCAGTGATGGCAGTGCTctggaggatgaagaggaggatgatgaGG atAATGATGGCTACGAGCAGATTTCCAGTGATGAAGATGACCTTGATAATGGCAGCTTCAAACTGCCGACATTTGACATGGATTACACAGCCGAGGACCTGGCTTCAGTTCCACCTGTTCAATATGATCCATATGAGCGAGAGCTCAGGCCAATGCAGTACTTCAGTCCTCCATATAAAACACGCTTTGAAACTCAGCTGGAGAAGGCCAGTTTGGAGGAGCCCATGGACCCTGgaggcacagaggagagtgCTGGAGAAGAGGCTGAGGCTGTCGCTCAGCTCAGAGAGCTGCAGGCTTCTGTTGGAGCAGACAGAGATGCCCGCTGGGTCACTGCACTGGAGGAGGCTCCAGGACTGCTGTTTAAAGGATTAGCTTCTTTAATTAAACAGTGTGAGGGGGAGGATAAGGTGGAAGAACAAATATCCACATTTGTCCAATGGGCTCTCCTAGCTCTGAATATGGACATTGCTCTGACACAACCCATAGCTCTGAACCTCAGGCAGCTGAAAGCAGGGGCCAAACTGGCCTCAAACTTGGCAGAATGCCCACAGGGCCTGGCTGCGCTGCTCCGAGACGGGGCCTTAAACGTGCTGCTGCAGCTTCTTCACACGGACCACGTCTCCTCAACACTGAAACTCAGCCTTCTTAAGGCACTGGACTCTCTGATTAGCGCTCCTGCTGGTGTGGAGTCCTTCCTGCACTCAGAGAACGAAGAGAAGAGTGGATACCAG CACttggttcatttatttttgcGTGAAGAAACAGTAAGAGTTATAACAGCTGGAAACGCCATTCTTCAGAAAAGTCATGTTTATGAGGTGCTGGCAGATTTACAGCGATCTGCAGACTCCCTCAGTGAGCGTGAGCCTGTTCAG GAGGACGTGGAGGGTGCTGAGAGCCCGATGGAGGAGGACCCGCCCCTCAGCTCATCTGCAGTAAGTGAGGCTGAGCTGGATCGACTTGCTGGTCTTTTGGAGGAATTGCATCATTTGTTGGAGACTGCTCCTCATTGCATGGTTCAACCACCCGGAAAAGCATTCCCCACTACAGCCAGAATAACAGGGCCACAGGAAAGAGATGACCCCTACCCAACATTGTACAG GTACATGCACGCGTGTCACTTCTTGGAGAGCGTTACCTTGGTGCTGTCAGCCGCCGCCGCTGCTGGACACTTGGGCATCATACAAGGCATCAAGGAGCTTCTGCGATTCCTGTCTCTCACTCAGTCTGGCCTGTTGTTTCTTCTGTCTCAACCTACTCCATCAAACCTCTTATTACGACTTCTGGCTTCTGTAACTGAGGCGGAGAATGAAGAGATACTTTTTACAGGAGGAGAAAGTGCACTCAACGGCCCTGGGTTTGGCGAAGAAGGATTTGGAGTGTGGTTAATGCAGGCTCTACATGCTCTCCAAAGTGTATCAGAGCTCATGAGTCATGTGAACgcagggggagagggaggagtgggaCTAGAAGAAGGCGACAATGCAGAGATACTTGGTCTGCTAAACAGTCTCTATGTGATGACGTTCACTCAGACTGGACGCAGTGCTGTGGCTCATGTCTTCAGCTTGGACAGTAATATCTCCTGTCTGGTCACTCTGCTCCAACACTACAGCAAGGAAGGCCAAGG AGACACCAAAGCTCGCAAAGCAGTCACCTACAACTATGCGTGCATGCTAGTCTTACTGGTGGTGCAGAACTCCAATGAGCTCAGGATGATGGAACACTTTGGTGCCCCTTTGCTGACCATTGCAAAGGCCGATGAGACAAATGCTAAGCTACAGG AACTTAGTAAATGGTTGGAGCCTCTGGACAAGCTACGGTTTGAAATGGGCAGTATTCCCTCACTCATAGAATACATTAAACAG AATGTGGAGAATGTGTTGACGGCTGATGGGACTGGACTCGTCACTGCTCTGAGAATTCTCGGACACCTCGCCTGTCCCTCACCTCCCACTGAAG GTCAACAGAAAGACCTTAAATGGAGCCTTGCGGTGGTACAGCTGTTTTCAGGAGAGGGTCTAGATACTTGCGTGCGTGTGCTACAGAAACTGTGCAGTGTTTTACTCCAGCCTTggcgtctccatggacacatgGGCCCCACCCCTCAGCGCTGCATGATCATCAGCATCTGTATTACCACCCTGCGACTGCTAAGGACCATGTTAACAGAGCTGTTGAGAGGAGGGGCTTTTCAGTTTAGAGACACTCGAGTTGCCAGTGTTTTGGTCACTCTTCATATGACTGTGTGCTCCATTCCCGCGTCCGGCCGTCTGGatggagaggagatgagagtaCAGGCACTGATAGTGGATATACTGCTCACTTTCACACAAGGAGTCAATGAAGAG GTGACTCACACTGAAGAAACACTGGCAAGTAACACATGGTCGCTGATGCTGAAAGAGGTGATCAGCTCACTCCTCAAAGCTCCTGAAGGACTTTTCTCAGGTCTCACTTTACTGTCTGAGCTGCTTCCTCTGCCACTCCCAATGCAGAGCACACAG GGCATTTCAGTTCAGGATGTAGCTGTGGCTCTAAACACCAGAAAGCTGTGGAGTATGCATCTGCGTGCCAAGTGGAAGGAGTTCTCTGAGGTGTTCACGTGTGTCAGTCCCACGACCTGCCCCCCGCTGGTTGCCATGTTAAGGAGGGTGTGTGTGCAGATGGCTGACCTCTCCTCGACCACAGCGACACTCATCATGAAAACTGTACTGGAGCAGCTACTGGAGGAACTACAGCC CGCTGAGGGcaagtgtgtgtgttggggtcaggtgtctcgtctcctctctctgatgGACGCTCTGGTGTCACAGAGGGCCTGTAAAAGTGCTGCGTTACATCTTCTGTCTGGGTCTGTGTCCGGAGATGAAACACTGGCTGAGCTGTTTCCCATGCTCCTGTCGCTACTGGCGCCCCCTTCAGACCAAACCCTGCAACAACAGTGCAGTGAACTTGTGGGCACCATTATACAGTCACTGTGTGACCAG GATATTTCACTGGTGGTGTCTACTCCTGGTGAAGGCTGTGTGTCAGAAGTGGAGCAGTTGGCCAATTCTCTTCCGGGTCGAGAGATGATTTCTTCAGTCTGTAACTCCTTGTTGGAGGTTTTGGGGAACTCTGAAAGCACCGTGTCACTCCTCCTCACCTGCATCCGAACTCTGACATTCCTCACTGAGCACGACTACGGTCTATACCACCTCAAAAT CTCTTTGAAGAAACACAGTACAAGCTTGTACTCACTGCTGAAAAGACAGGCTTTTCCATTCAACAAAGACTCTGCAGATCTACTCTCTACTTTGCTTGACTTCCTCAGACAGATCCTCAACACAGAATCAATG TGTGTTGAAGAGGCCCAGTCCCGTAGTGACGAGCCAGTCTTCACCCCCCCACGGCTGCTCACGGGGTCCGAAATGAAAGCTCTTCTGCAGTGGGAGGACTCAGAATCACATCCACTGCCCACTTTAGAGAAAACGATCACG AAACTATGCAAAGAGGATGAGTCACTGGAAACGATGTTGGAGAATGTGATCGTTCTGAGGCAGACTCTTGAATCGGCCTCAGACTCGGCTCCAGCTCTGGACTCAGAACCTCCGCTGCCTCCGCCCGAACCCCTCGCCGCACAGTTTAACCACAG GACTGTTTACATACTGTCAGAAGCTCTGGATGAACAGCTGAAGGCTCTCTGGTTTTCTCCTTTCCAAAATGAGGACATTGAGCCTGATCTTGATATG GTGAAGGTGGACCTGATGGGCTTGGCTCAGGAGTGTTGTCCTGAGCTCGATCTGAAGTCTGAACTGGAGCGCTCCTTTTTGTCTGAGCCTTCGTCTCCAGGACATGCCAAACCTCCCAAAGGATTCAGACTGGGCAAGCACAAGCACGAGACGTTCATCACATCCAG tgGAAAAATGGACTACACTGAGCCAGCTAAAAGAGCCCACATAATGGCAGCACCTCGGGGTCGCGGAGGTCGTGGTGGATTCGGACAGAACCTCTCTCGTCCTCATGATATTTTCCGCCAGCGTAAACAAAACACGTCGCGTCCCCCCAGTATGCACGTGGATGACTTTGTGGCTGCAGAGTTTAAAGACATTGCTCCGGTCGGGCTGCTACCCCCAAAGAGACCCCCAAAAAGCACCCCCAAACCCCCCACCCGAGGACTGTTCACAGGAAACAGGGGCAGGGCAACGTTCAACAGCCAAACGCGATTTTTCACTCCTCCACAACCAAAAGGAGTCCTGCTCTCCG GTAACTACACTCGCAGAGAGGGTGGGCGTGGTTCTTCGTGGAGCGCTCAAGTCCCGGcagtcacacacagagggacCTACAGCGAACCGCGAGGAGGTCAGAGCAACTTCACCAGGGGGCCGCTTCCTTCAAGACAACCTCCTGCTG GGGCGTATCGTCTTGCTCCTCGGGACAGGGCTCCACGGGGCAGAGGGGGCACTGGGCTTTCATGGTTgagtggaggagggggcagcgcaggaggaggagggggaggaagggggtCCCAAGGTAGCAAGTTCAGTGGAGGAGGGagcggaggagggaggggccggCATGTCCGCTCCTTCACCAGGTAA